One window of Dehalococcoidia bacterium genomic DNA carries:
- a CDS encoding Maf family protein yields the protein MPTAKETGQTLVLASASPRRKELLAHWGVPFHVVAPHVDEEAVPPGATPEETACRIAHAKARAVAERHPHALVIGADTIVADRWGMLGKPRSADDARRMLRRLRARRHRVITGVALVRLHPRLDVVNHAVSHVTMRAYTDAEIAAYVASGDPLDKAGAYAIQHPIFAPASAVVGCYCNVVGLPLLHLCALLRQAGFALPQASPAALPRACARCTDAAGATTGFRSDIRRPSSL from the coding sequence ATGCCCACAGCAAAAGAGACAGGGCAAACGCTCGTCCTCGCCTCGGCGTCACCCCGGCGCAAGGAGCTGCTGGCGCACTGGGGCGTGCCGTTCCACGTCGTCGCGCCGCATGTGGATGAGGAGGCCGTCCCGCCGGGCGCCACGCCTGAAGAGACGGCATGCCGCATCGCCCACGCCAAGGCCCGCGCGGTAGCGGAGCGTCATCCGCACGCGCTGGTCATAGGGGCGGACACAATCGTGGCGGACCGCTGGGGCATGCTGGGCAAGCCCCGCTCCGCCGACGACGCGCGCCGAATGCTGCGGCGTCTGCGGGCACGCCGTCATCGGGTCATCACAGGGGTCGCGCTGGTGCGACTGCACCCCAGGCTGGACGTGGTCAACCACGCCGTGAGCCATGTGACCATGCGCGCCTACACCGACGCCGAGATTGCGGCGTACGTCGCGTCCGGCGACCCGCTGGACAAGGCGGGCGCGTATGCCATTCAACACCCGATCTTCGCCCCCGCGTCCGCCGTAGTGGGCTGCTACTGCAACGTGGTGGGCCTCCCTTTATTGCACCTGTGCGCGTTGCTGCGGCAGGCGGGGTTCGCGCTTCCCCAGGCCAGCCCGGCCGCTCTCCCACGCGCGTGTGCCCGCTGCACGGACGCGGCTGGCGCAACAACGGGCTTCCGGTCTGACATACGGCGCCCGTCCTCGCTATAA
- the tatB gene encoding Sec-independent protein translocase protein TatB, which produces MGIGWMEVLVILVVALLVLGPDKLPDVARNVGKSVREVQQALRETTRVLTEEEPEDARKTRETIAAQRQSAQLPAAPVANARPAEGQAPPAAPGTAQAQQPQPVSQGEPRPQQTPR; this is translated from the coding sequence ATGGGCATCGGGTGGATGGAGGTCCTCGTCATCCTCGTGGTGGCGCTCCTCGTGCTGGGCCCCGATAAGCTGCCGGATGTCGCCCGAAACGTCGGCAAGTCGGTGCGTGAGGTGCAGCAGGCGCTTCGTGAGACGACCCGCGTTCTCACGGAGGAGGAGCCGGAGGATGCCCGCAAGACGCGAGAGACCATAGCCGCGCAGCGCCAGAGCGCCCAGCTCCCGGCCGCGCCCGTCGCCAACGCCAGGCCCGCCGAGGGACAGGCGCCGCCGGCAGCCCCCGGGACAGCCCAGGCGCAGCAGCCGCAGCCCGTCAGCCAGGGCGAGCCCAGGCCGCAGCAGACCCCTCGCTAG
- the tatC gene encoding twin-arginine translocase subunit TatC: MPEDRSLTLTEHLRELRSRLIKVVIALGVATLLALIFTDRIFRLLLVPAGDIKLVFIEVTEMLGTYFKVALLSGFVLALPFILYQVVMFVAPGLRPQERRWLYIFLPAAVVSFVIGALFCYFLMLPAALKFLLSFGADLVTPQIRISNYVDLVLGMMLWVGIVFETPLVMYFLARLGIVTPQALGRFRKFFIVLAFIIAAVITPTPDPITQTLVAVAMIALYEVGVLLARLAARQRRRASESAS; encoded by the coding sequence GTGCCCGAAGACAGAAGCCTGACACTGACGGAGCACCTCCGCGAACTGCGCTCCCGCCTCATCAAGGTCGTCATCGCCCTGGGTGTGGCCACTCTCCTCGCCTTGATCTTCACCGACCGGATATTCCGCTTGCTCCTTGTGCCCGCGGGCGACATCAAGCTCGTTTTCATTGAAGTCACCGAAATGCTGGGCACCTACTTCAAGGTAGCCCTGCTTTCTGGCTTCGTCCTCGCTTTGCCTTTCATCCTGTACCAGGTGGTCATGTTCGTCGCGCCCGGCCTGAGGCCTCAGGAGCGCAGGTGGTTGTACATCTTCCTGCCCGCGGCGGTCGTCTCGTTCGTGATAGGCGCCCTCTTTTGCTACTTCCTCATGCTGCCCGCCGCCCTCAAATTCCTGCTCTCTTTTGGCGCCGACCTTGTCACTCCCCAGATACGAATAAGCAACTATGTTGACCTTGTCCTAGGCATGATGTTATGGGTGGGGATTGTATTTGAGACTCCGCTGGTCATGTACTTCCTGGCCCGTCTGGGCATCGTGACGCCCCAGGCGCTTGGGCGCTTCCGCAAGTTCTTCATCGTGCTTGCGTTCATCATAGCCGCCGTCATCACGCCCACGCCGGACCCCATCACCCAGACGCTGGTCGCCGTGGCGATGATTGCGCTCTACGAAGTCGGGGTGCTGCTGGCCCGCCTGGCGGCGCGGCAGCGCCGACGCGCCAGCGAGTCCGCCTCCTAG